Genomic segment of Candoia aspera isolate rCanAsp1 chromosome 2, rCanAsp1.hap2, whole genome shotgun sequence:
GTATTGCATTATTGTTATATTATAGAACCATCAGCCATCATTCCTGTTTTACTTCCCTCCCAGATTGCTGTCATCATAACTTTCCTGCATATAACTGCAGGAGAGTTGCCAAAAATTTATGAATCCGAGGATGAGAAGTTCTTTCTGAATGATAAGAAGGAATCTGTGCCTAGCCTTCGTGACCCTGCAACACGTGAACTTTCTGTAGTAGTACCTTCATATAATGAGGAAGAACGGTGTAAGAATAAATCTTTATGTATAGAatattatattttgctttataAATTGTTTTATCACCATTGTAGTTTTAATGAAACAAGATCTGCAGTTGTGCTTTTTCCACATCTTCTTACAGTACCATCGATGATGAATGAAGCTCTAGATTATCTAGAGAGGAGACAGGTACGTGTTTGCAGTAATccagtaacattttttaaaataacatttttgatCTTCTCCTGATGGTAAGAGAGTATATAATGCTGTCAAATGAAAAAaaggttctttttatttttatagaagcaAGATCCTTCATTCACATATGAGGTCATAGTGGTTGATGATGGCAGCAGGGATCAAACCAAAAAGGTAGGAGATAAAGTTCTGTTTTACAAACTCTAGATATTTTGTCAACAGTACAGGTGGTCTTCATGGTTATGACCACACCTgcgtggttcttgcttaatgacggcAACCAGGACTTCCAGAAttactgtcactaagtgatgcagtcacatgacattgcattttacaactgtgtcacttagcgacagcagttccactcccaattgcagtcataacatgaagactacctgtatttgttgtTTCTTTAAGGCTTCTTGTTGTTAATATTTAAAATCACAGTACCAAAAAGCTGTACGAGTTAATCCGTATCTTGTTATTATTGCTGGTGTTATTATTTTGAGGAATGGATTCCAAGATATTTACAGTGTTTATTATTTAGCCAGTGATGGCTGTATCTTGCAATCTGCCATTTTTGTTCAGTGATAGAGAACTGAAAACCTTTCTCTTCAGTATAATTGGCCTATGTATGTCAGCGTAGCCTTTCTGTATATATTGTACATTTgctaatattttttgtttgttgacTTTTCCCTTGTTTATATGTCACTTTGCGATGGCAAAGCCTTGAAGAACAATTCAGAATATGTAAAGTAATTCACATCCTGCCAAAATAAGCATGACATATCTGTCAAAGTGATGATAATTTGTTATATATTTGTCTAAAATAATTCTCTTTCATTCTGTGCATTTGTGTTTAAGTCTTATATAGATTTATATGAAGCATTAGCACAAATTCACAGAGGgcattagaaaatattttaaataactgaCTTCATTTTCTTACACATTTCATATTTACTTTGGCAAGATTAGACTCAAGTGTGATTAGGATTCAATAAAACAAATGCAGTTAAAATATAATAGACTCCATAAGTGGCAGAGAATTGTGCTACTTGTAAATAGCTGGCAACATGCAAGAAATAGGTACATAATCCATAAACAAATGGAGTAGTCCTTGAAGTGCCTGAACATTTGTTGTGTGGCCTGACGTATATCAGACCCAGATTTCAAGAGCTCAAATAAATCTTCTGCTTCCACTGGCTATTTCCACATAACACGCTGGTTAGTTAATCTGATTTTTATGTCATTAATAGTTCTATTTCTTACTACTCATattctgtttattatattttagtGTTTATTTGTTGACATATTAGACCTCTTATTAAAACTGTTCCGATATTGTTGCTGGtattttttaactaaaaaaattAACTTGATAACCTATTGTGACCTTACTCGAGATAATTTTCTGGGATGGTGCTTCTATGGAAATGAGTAAAGGAAAAGATGCAGATATTGCTTGTCAGCAGTCCTTGAAACAGAAACTTTAGAAGTTTAGCAGAAAAATAGCTTTTAGCTAGGCTAGAGTTGTACTTGCTTCAAGGCTTGGTTATTCATCATTTGCATAGTAACAAAAGTTAAACACAAACAAGAATTAAGACATGCAAGATAAGTTGAAAGGAAAATAACCCATAGTTCATTCTTTGGCCATTACATGCtgaacattcattcattaattcaatttgtatagctgcccatctcacattcatgactctgggcagcttgcaacaattaaaacaccaaaaacaataaagaaattacgaagaagaaacaaaaaatctAACCATTTTAAAGCCATTAAAACTACTACAATCAGCAGCCAAGATACAAAACTTTCATGACATTTAAAACTGAACAGGCTCTGTTCCATCAGATTAGTTCTATTCGTTGCCATGAAAAAGCATCCAACTGGTTCATAAAAGGAGGTACCTTTTATGAAAAGCTATGCAGCAGTGGGCTAGCCTGCCTCTTGAAGTTGTGGCGGCTCCACCCCTGCATGTTTTCCAGAAAAGATCGCACAACCTTTCCTTCCCTGGACAGGGCATTGGATTAGACATGCCAGGATATGTTAAACAGCTGCATGTGACCCCCATGATACTGAAGTGGCACTGCACATAAGCAAACTGTggagagagaggctggcagtgttGCTGTTCCTTGTCCctccacatttccagcatttgtgcaataataataataataataataataataataatataataatatcatCCTGAAAAACTGCACACTGTCCCTCCGTCCACTTTTTCCACCCAGGCACTCTccagactacagctcccagcttCCCCAGCCACCCCTACAACCCTCAGAgtctctcatatatatatatatatatttatatatttatatttatatttatatttgtaatctaAATTATtcacccccattgcaaatcaggttgattgtcaaaatgtacagactttcagctgtttgcaatgaacaaataaaacaaaagcaattgaaatagctcaacacaacaaatgcttcaagtggtgtccccaaagtcaactggaaatgcaacttataatgacttctccagtctcaaaattattcaaccccctgaatagaatccgccACAACAGCACAtacacagtatgcaaaacaggtgttgtctcaagcacacctgatgcaactaatcaggggcttcattagttgcactaggtgtgcttgagctggagcacatgaaatacctgaaccggctaggggtttgttgagtgtcacgtttgactgcatgttagaaatacagtatggctaagtcaaaagaatggtccaaaaaggtaagagaagagatcatcacccttcacaaacaaggaacaggatacaaaaagatagtgaAGGCGCTGAATGTTCCTAGCGACACCGTTGGAAGCAGAGTTTGCAAGTTCAGGgttcaaggaacagtggttacactacctggacggggcagaaaaaggaagctgtcagtggctgcaaccagatttctgagaaggcaggtggagagaaaccctcgagtgactgcaaaagaccagcagcaagacttggtggcaacaggcattGAGATTTCAGggagcacagtaaggcgcatactaaacgcaggtttccatgccagaactccaagatgtacaccactactaacccaaaaggacaaaaaaagtcagctccaatatgctcaaaatcatataaataagccacagacgttttgggattctgttctatggagcaatgaaacaaaactggaacttttcagcctgatggatcagcagtatgtctggaggaagaagaatgaagcatatgctgaaaagaacactctgcctacagttaaaggatggtggtggctcggtgatgttctggggctgctttgcatcctctggcactggaaacctgcagcgtgtggacagcaagatggattcattgaagtatcaggaaatcctaggagaaaacctgtaaggaagctgaagcttgggcgtcattggaccttccaacaggacaatgatcccaagcatacctcaaattccactaaggcttggatgcagaagaagtcctggaagattctacagtggccatcacagtcacctgacttgaaccccatagaaaatctctggtggagTTTGAAGAAGGCGGTTAATTGAAgaagccagacaccagcttctggcagcgttcctgaggaatcttagcccattcctcatgagcagtgGCCAGTAATATTCTTGGGCAGCACGCAAtggttcagtaatattcttgggcagcatgcaaacccaagaatattactgaactgaggaatgggctaagattcctcaggaacgctgccagaagctggtgtccggctgtgcatctcgtttgcagcaggtcataacagcagaagggtgctctactaagtactgaagatgcttgccatgaagaggttgaataattttgagactggaaaagtcataagttgcattttcagttgaatgtggggacaccacttgaagcattcgttgtattgagctatttcaattgcttttgtttgatttgttcattgcaaacagctgaaagtctgtacattttgacaatcaacctgatttgcaatgggggttgaataatttggattgtgtgtgtgtgtgtgtgtgtgtgtgtgtgttcgtgttcACTCATTCCCTGAATGCCTAGACACGTCAAATTTCTGTTCTCAAGCAAACTGCTTTTGTAAATAGTTTTCACTTTACCTTTCACTTTGCCACATGGAAAACAACCACTACTGTATAGCAACTGTAAAAATTAAAAGGGTGAGAAGTAGAAGGTTGCTTGAAGTTATGTAATATTTCATCCACAAAATACGTTCTTCTCTTATGTGACTAGATGTTTGGTACAGCTAGCTGTTTAAAAGCTCTCACTTTTACTTTTAATTACCCACAGTTCACTGTGTTATCTGAACCCTCCAATCTATGGCTAATTTAATTATAGCTGGTTTCCAAAATGCTTCAAACAATAGTTTACAAAGACAGTTTAACGTTACCTATAGTTTAGGGTTCACTATGACATTTCCTGTGCATTATATATCTTACTTTTTTCAATTTACATAATAATACTTTCTCTAAAGGTAGGTATAGTCATAAATATTTGAACTctaaaacaaatgtaaaacactaaaaatgtaaaaactaaaatattaactAATGGGTATTATGTAATTGCTCagtatatttcctttttaattcccGAGCAAATAGAATTTTTGCTTTTAACTTCAAGAATTGAAGGTGAGTTGTTTGGCAGAAAAAGGATTAGAAAAACTCAAATGACATCTTCTAAACATAAAAATACTTTTGCAtcataatgtatttatatttaatgtatagTTGAAACTGTGTCTTGAGCATCAATTAAAAGTTAGCATAACATTCAAATTGTGattactgttgttttattttgatgtGTGTATATTACCTAGGTTGCACTGAGTTACGTTAAGAAGTATGGTAGTGACAAAGTGAGAGTGCTCGCTCGGGTGAGGAATCGTGGAAAGGGGGCAGCTGTCAGAATGGTATTAAACttgtctgcttttccttttagttgcttattttctttctcagAGAAAAATATGATTCAGTGTTTATCTTTTGGTTTGAACATTTACATTAAATTCAAAAATAATACTGAAGGTACCGCAAACTTAGCTATTTTCTCTGAGTTTCCATATTTAGAAAGAACCTATAGTGTTTATTTTCATAAGATGGAACACAGAATAGCTgcttgatttaatggattaatagGGGAAAGGATCTCTGTTAAACCAAATGCCTGTTAAATGACAAATGGATTTTTTTGAACCCCAAAACATTCTCACAACATGAGAAAACCTACTTTACAGTTTACAGTGAATATATCTTTTGAGGGGATGCAGTGAACATTATCCAGATTGATTTGCCAGACAACTGATTTTGTTCTATATTTTGAGATGATGTCTCTTTCTGTTTGAAATTTAGCAAAAGTTGGGTCTGCAGATTTTGTCTATTAAGTCCAATGTCCACTACACCAAGATCCTTTTAATTGAGCCACATACACCCCATAGACATTTACTGGGTTACTAGTCCAGATTtgagaagttaattttaaatttttatatctTAGGAATACTTTTAATGTGTACTTTTAATCATACTTTTTATGATACTTATGTCCATAAATTGTGCTGCCTTCAAGTTTGAAAGACACATGATAGGaattaatattgaaataaatgcatatagCAGTAGTTTCATTTTTATGGCCACTTTTGAAAAATATGCATTCCCTTCTATCCCATGTAATGAGCCCATCTCTTTGAAAAGGGTACAAAAGAATGTTATATGCTTCCTGTAATTTTCCCTAAGAGACATGGGAGTTTTGGTATTTTGTCTATTCAGGAAGTGTTAATTAACCTTAAAATTAACCAGAGAGCCAAGCTGGTATAGTGGATAAGCTGCTGGcttagaaacctggagactgtgagttctagggctccctttggcatgaaagctggctgggggactttgggccggTCAGTTCCTCTCAgtccaggttgttgttgtggggaaaataggaggagtattaggtatattcactgccttgagctatatataaaaaagattggaaaaattgaataataataatattataataaaaaaaattactgcaTAAAATGTATTGCTCAGACCTGCTATCTTGGTATATCAATTTCTAATTGAGCTGGTTAGTAGCACCCATGTCCAGAACCATTGTTATTGTTCTTGACTAGAGATTGCCAGGGTTTGTATCCTAATTTCAAAGAGAGCCTGATGAAGTTGATCTTGCATCCTGAATGTGGAGTGTGAATATGTTGGTACATGCCAAGCTTCCTGCTCCatgttagtttttaattttttaaaagattattctaattttaaacagaattaaaagGGAAGCTGGCatgatgcaaagcaaagcaccagtctCCAGAGGTAGGATTTTACATAAGGTCTGCAGACAGTCTTAGAGAATTAAAATGGTGGCTCACTGCAGTTTGTTTGGGAGCATGCAAATTCCTAATGGGTATTCTGTTAAGCAATCTCGTCAGTTTGCTTTGTGGCAAATTGGTTGTTAGTGACTGGCCCTGCCCATtagggcaaccattttgtgaatgtgcaGCCCCACCGCCACCCCAGCAACAATATTGTGCTCATGCTCTGCTCTCCAAATGTCAAATATATCCACTGGCTAGGAAGTTTATGAACACCTGAATTAGATTAATATGTTGGGGGTTTGTTCTATCAAAACAAACTTCTTGTTGTCTTGTCATAATAATTGCTGAACTAATGTAGGCCCTTACATGTTTCTTAACTGCAGGGTGTATTCAGTTCACGAGGGAAAAGGATATTGATGGCAGATGCTGATGGAGCTACAAAATTTAAAGATattgaaaaagtagaaaaaggtCTTGAGAGTCTCCAACCCTGGCCTGTGAGGTTCTATTTGattactttttctcctttttgttggATTAATGAGAAGATAATGTTTCCTTGTTTTAAGTCTTAAGACACAATCCAGAGAAAGTTGAACATACTTAATTCCTCAAAATGTGTAGGATTTGAGCAAACAGGTTGTATCAGGTTTGCATTCAGGTTGGAATGCTGTGCCCTACTTTGATCTTTATAGTTTGGGATTACTGTAGAATTCCCTTTTTTCTACATGTAAGGGAGTTTTGGCTCAAGAAATTTAATCTTGGGGCTGATGGAAAAGCAATATGAGCATTCTCAGGTGATACtctatttttccccctctgttgCATGTCCTTTGGAAATACCATAAACAAATGTTATTTCTTAttgccattattttttaaatttagtgtTTGATATTACAGCTGAGGTGATTCTTCAAAAGAGATGCTTTGCATCTCATGGCAGTATGTACAAAGCATCTCTCTTTGAATTAtgaaagcagctgcctctttttcCAGGCTTTCCTGGCTGCTTTAGAAGCTATTCCCAGTTCTCTCTGCATAGATGTACATGCCCAACCACTTTGCTTCAAATGTCTCAAACACACAGAGAGGGAACAGCTTACAAAGCCACCACATGAACCTGGAAGATGCGGTGGCTTTTATGAGTTGATGAGGTGCTTATACAAATATAATTTGGAAAGTCCATTTGTTCTTTATTCTGCTTTCTTTCAGCTGTTCATGTTTTTTCCTCTAGGAGATGATGGCTATTGCATGTGGCTCTCGTGCTCACATGGAGAAAGATTCCATAGCACAGGTATACTTCTCTTGCCTCTGTTTTTAATTCTGCAGGTACTGTCAGACTTGTATTATTTACAGACAGAAGTAATCAAGATCATGCCTTCTTTTTTAAGATTAAATCTTATCTTCGTTTAGTCTGCATGATAACGTGGTTAGAATGCGGAATGTGGGCTCTTTTCCAGCAGTATATAGCCAGCCTAGATAACTAACAGAAATACATTAGTACTGAGTATTTCTAACAAAATTACCAGAATCTCTGTTCTGTGGTCTCTAAAATTTCTGTTCTGTGGTCTCTACATTgaagaatattttaaagtattttttattaGATCAAACTaattaagagaagaaaaagtatACATACAACATTATTAACAATGTAAAGCAACCactaatttaaaataacaatattacaAAAAATGTAAAGTAAGAGAGGGGAGGCCTAGGTTCTTTTTAAATAGGCAGCTCcaaaccccctccccccaagtctTCTTCCTTGTccctttattgaaaaaaaaagtcaaatgttAACAAACAGCACAAGTCAGTAGACCATTACTGCAAATCAGGTGCAgatttatctttccagtgtttTATGGTAATTGTATTAGCTGGTCCTCATGCATGGAAAATGCACAATACCTGATATCTTAATATTTTACAAGGGATATAGCCAAGGAGAACATGGAGGTCAATTCAGGAACATAGAACAACCCTGTTGATTTCATTGCAAAATGGGACAATAGGATAGGTTCAAACCAAATTAGTTAATGTTCCAGTCCTGAGTTGTATCTCTAACAGCAAGGTGATTATAACCAACTCTTGTTAAACATTATCTGAGATATCcaaaaaaatggaattttttgttgttgctgcagtAACCTCATTTTAAGAACATGGGAAACCAGTTTCATGCTATTTAAAGCAACTGTCTGCTAGTTTACCATGATAGGAGATTCAAACCCATTATTCACATAATCACATAATTACTAAAAGAGATTACACAAATCTGAGGAGTTGCATAGCCACAAATAACTTTTTTAACACAGAGGTAATAAAATGGCAGAGGTGATCTCTTACTTaagttataaattattttataaaataatatttgggaTTTAAAAGCATAGCAAAGAGAAATTGGGGTGATTGTCATTGACAGAGGTTTGAAATAAAGTGAATTAGTAATAGAATGAACAAGAAAGATAATCTTCATGCATTGAACCAAGATAGTCAATTGGCAGAAGATTCTTGGAACTTTAGAAAATGCTCCAACAAAGGTCCTAATCTATTGATTTAAGATTGCCTTTTTATTATTGAAATAGCTTGGTTGGTAAACCATTCAGAAGCACTAGTAGTAAGCAATTTAAATTCTTACTGTGGTTTAAAGGGAGCATGTATCTGGCTGGTCACATGTTGCTGAAAGTTGTTTTCTGCTTTGTTGGAAAGTGTCTCAGATCATTTAGTTCAAGTGCAACACGTACCACGTTGCACAAGGAAGGTTAGAAATGCAATtgtatttcagattttatttgaAATGCCCATCTCTTGATTAAGTATAACTCTAGAGATATGTTGAAAATAAAGGGCCGTGGGGTACTTTGAATTCAAAGAAAGGAGCTTCAGAGTTGGCCAGCAGACATAGCGCTGCTGGCAAGCAGCATCATAGACCTGTTGTGTGGTCCCTTTTGATACAAACATCCCTTTTGATATAGTGCTGCTCTTCTAGTTATTCTTGCACTTCTGTGTATTTATATGGGaggaaatacttttttccccatttcttcttATACTTGTCACAAAGAATGTAGTTTAAATATATATAGTTCTGGTAAGGGTCATGATTATGGACACAGAAAAGTTCTGGAACGCACTCAAGCATTTTCTTTACTTCAGACAGCTAATGCTTTGTGTATTTTGTTTGCAGCGTTCATTCTTCCGAACCTTTCTAATGTATGGATTCCACTTTCTGGTCAGGTTCCTTTGTGTCAAGGATATCAGAGACACACAGTGTGGTTTTAAACTCTTGACCCGGGAGGCTGCTTCTCAGACATTTTCATCTCTTCATATAGAACGTTGGTTGGTATAGTTCTTTAAGTTCATTGGAGACTGGAAGCGTATGCAAGTTTATGGTGCATGGTCCATTATGTACATATATATGCTAGATAATTTTATGACTGGAATTTAACGGCTTGTAGACTTTTGCAAAGACTTTTGTATACGCAGTGGggcttcttatttttaatttatgaagacagctcttcatgttcttacCCAAAACTAGAAAAGTTACTGTATTGGTCTCTAGGGCAAGCCAGCTCAATGCATTCAAGAGAAAGAGCCACactgataattttaaaataatagctgGCTGCAAAGGAATAGCTGTTCAGTGGCTAGCAGCATGACAGCACTGGTGGAGCTGGCAGTGTCAGTGATGCTTCGAGGTGCTCAGCATGTCTTTTGGAGGGCAGATGGCTGCAAAAACTAGGCATTGACAGC
This window contains:
- the ALG5 gene encoding dolichyl-phosphate beta-glucosyltransferase isoform X2, coding for MMELVWLVEGIVMLAAAGLVLIAVIITFLHITAGELPKIYESEDEKFFLNDKKESVPSLRDPATRELSVVVPSYNEEERLPSMMNEALDYLERRQKQDPSFTYEVIVVDDGSRDQTKKGVFSSRGKRILMADADGATKFKDIEKVEKGLESLQPWPEMMAIACGSRAHMEKDSIAQRSFFRTFLMYGFHFLVRFLCVKDIRDTQCGFKLLTREAASQTFSSLHIERWAFDAELLYIAQCFKIPIVEIAVNWTEIEGSKLVPFWSWLQMGRDLLFIRLRYLTGAWRLETRKLK
- the ALG5 gene encoding dolichyl-phosphate beta-glucosyltransferase isoform X1; protein product: MMELVWLVEGIVMLAAAGLVLIAVIITFLHITAGELPKIYESEDEKFFLNDKKESVPSLRDPATRELSVVVPSYNEEERLPSMMNEALDYLERRQKQDPSFTYEVIVVDDGSRDQTKKVALSYVKKYGSDKVRVLARVRNRGKGAAVRMGVFSSRGKRILMADADGATKFKDIEKVEKGLESLQPWPEMMAIACGSRAHMEKDSIAQRSFFRTFLMYGFHFLVRFLCVKDIRDTQCGFKLLTREAASQTFSSLHIERWAFDAELLYIAQCFKIPIVEIAVNWTEIEGSKLVPFWSWLQMGRDLLFIRLRYLTGAWRLETRKLK
- the ALG5 gene encoding dolichyl-phosphate beta-glucosyltransferase isoform X3, which codes for MMELVWLVEGIVMLAAAGLVLIAVIITFLHITAGELPKIYESEDEKFFLNDKKESVPSLRDPATRELSVVVPSYNEEERLPSMMNEALDYLERRQKQDPSFTYEVIVVDDGSRDQTKKVALSYVKKYGSDKVRVLARVRNRGKGAAVRMGVFSSRGKRILMADADGATKFKDIEKVEKGLESLQPWPEMMAIACGSRAHMEKDSIAQRSFFRTFLMYGFHFLVRFLCVKDIRDTQCGFKLLTREAASQTFSSLHIERWF